The Mycolicibacterium boenickei genome has a segment encoding these proteins:
- a CDS encoding DUF732 domain-containing protein yields the protein MDMRRVVAPLFAAVVTAIALAATANAIPDQGTPDFDNYMQGLDRNGFHLNPDTAWRVAHQACIGGIPGYIGLELAAQGVIGPGSQDRVYDVARKYACPVQ from the coding sequence ATGGACATGAGACGCGTCGTTGCACCACTTTTTGCAGCGGTGGTTACCGCGATCGCCTTGGCCGCCACGGCCAACGCCATCCCCGACCAGGGCACGCCGGACTTCGACAACTACATGCAGGGCCTGGACCGCAACGGATTCCATCTCAACCCGGATACCGCGTGGCGCGTTGCTCACCAGGCGTGCATCGGCGGCATCCCGGGATACATCGGACTGGAACTGGCCGCCCAGGGCGTGATCGGCCCCGGATCCCAGGATCGGGTCTACGACGTGGCCCGCAAGTACGCCTGCCCCGTGCAATAG